The following proteins are encoded in a genomic region of Nitrospirota bacterium:
- a CDS encoding TRAM domain-containing protein: MKILRLIYLSVAVLGAFYLFSHFLKGNGQGLSAEESAWGLGAGIFLAALLYGLELTFQKISPKILLFSLIGLLVGFGAAQTIFNITEPFFPNETSLLLLWHWAMVMIGGYFGLIVGLKTGTEGFPLSFFSKNENAGLSCKILDTSVIIDGRIADLCETGFLEGTFIIPHFILNELQHIADSSDSMKRARGRRGLDVLNRIQKMSELDIRIVEDDFPAIKEVDDKIVALAKQMNYKVITNDLNLNKVAEFQGVKVLNINELSNALKPVVLPGETMKVFILKEGKESGQGIAYLDDGTMIVVDDARRWIGKNVEVIVTSVLQTTAGRMIFTRLKDEHEREELRVAR, translated from the coding sequence ATGAAAATTCTACGTCTTATCTATTTATCAGTAGCGGTTCTGGGAGCATTTTATCTTTTTAGTCATTTCTTAAAAGGGAACGGGCAGGGCCTTTCAGCCGAAGAGAGCGCATGGGGATTGGGAGCGGGAATATTCCTTGCCGCTCTCTTATATGGCCTGGAACTGACCTTTCAAAAAATTTCTCCAAAAATTCTTCTCTTTTCGCTGATCGGGCTGTTGGTAGGTTTTGGTGCGGCTCAAACGATCTTTAATATTACAGAGCCCTTTTTTCCAAATGAAACGTCGTTGCTTCTTCTCTGGCATTGGGCTATGGTCATGATTGGAGGATATTTTGGACTGATTGTCGGTCTGAAAACAGGCACCGAGGGATTCCCCTTAAGCTTTTTCTCTAAAAACGAAAATGCAGGACTTAGCTGCAAGATCCTTGATACCAGCGTGATCATTGACGGACGGATCGCCGATTTATGCGAGACCGGTTTTCTGGAGGGGACTTTTATCATTCCTCATTTTATCCTGAACGAGCTTCAACATATTGCCGATTCATCCGACTCGATGAAACGGGCGAGGGGAAGAAGGGGTCTGGATGTGTTGAATCGCATCCAAAAAATGTCTGAACTCGATATTCGCATTGTCGAAGATGATTTTCCAGCAATCAAAGAGGTGGATGATAAAATTGTTGCGCTGGCGAAGCAGATGAATTATAAAGTAATAACCAATGACCTCAATTTGAATAAAGTCGCTGAATTCCAGGGTGTCAAAGTGCTTAATATTAATGAACTGAGCAACGCCCTCAAACCGGTCGTACTTCCAGGTGAGACGATGAAAGTTTTTATTCTGAAAGAGGGCAAGGAATCTGGACAGGGAATCGCCTACCTTGACGATGGTACAATGATTGTCGTGGATGATGCCAGAAGGTGGATCGGCAAGAATGTCGAGGTGATTGTCACCAGCGTTCTTCAGACGACTGCCGGACGGATGATCTTTACAAGATTAAAGGATGAACATGAGCGGGAAGAGCTGAGGGTAGCAAGGTGA